Proteins encoded in a region of the Gallalistipes aquisgranensis genome:
- a CDS encoding uroporphyrinogen decarboxylase family protein — protein MKLTSRQRIQTAMNLQKPDRVPLMCQFSIGSMMMQLKPDPVEFWYNEDRFADGLVSLCRQFRFDGILVSLHGHSDAWKKDLIEREEIEPGKVRLHYPDRTETHSWIDLPLVEFKSPGTTPSIETVDIEKDIPDEINYIPVSNNLHFPLCKDRMFDIFDLIHGKVGDEVSIHGEITSPFDYFLDFLGYENGLIALLLEPEKSKRILNKFTRGITALAEGMCRAPIDAVKISSPFAGQGFISTEAYREFVLPFETRIIDAIKAAGKKVYIHTCGSIGDRLELMRESGASGLECLDPAPVGNVDIEDAFNRIGKSMFIKGNIDSINTLLFGSDEKIRNDVRHILETGMTKGRGFILSTACSIAPKVPKENILKLSELVEEFGYYE, from the coding sequence ATGAAACTCACTTCCAGGCAACGGATACAGACGGCCATGAACCTGCAAAAACCCGACAGGGTACCTCTTATGTGCCAATTCAGCATCGGCTCCATGATGATGCAGCTGAAACCGGACCCCGTAGAATTCTGGTATAACGAAGATAGGTTCGCCGACGGACTGGTTTCACTTTGCCGGCAATTCCGTTTCGACGGTATTCTGGTCAGCCTGCACGGCCATTCCGATGCATGGAAAAAAGACCTCATCGAACGCGAGGAGATAGAACCCGGCAAAGTACGGCTGCATTATCCCGACAGGACGGAGACCCACTCGTGGATAGACCTGCCCCTGGTTGAATTCAAATCCCCCGGGACGACTCCGTCCATCGAAACCGTCGACATAGAGAAAGATATCCCCGACGAGATAAATTATATCCCCGTTTCCAACAACCTGCACTTTCCTCTCTGCAAGGACCGGATGTTCGACATTTTCGACCTGATTCACGGGAAAGTCGGCGACGAGGTATCCATTCACGGGGAAATCACCTCTCCGTTCGACTACTTTCTGGATTTTCTGGGATACGAGAACGGATTGATCGCCCTGCTGCTCGAGCCCGAAAAAAGCAAACGGATACTCAACAAATTCACCCGAGGCATTACGGCTTTAGCCGAAGGCATGTGCCGCGCACCCATCGACGCCGTCAAAATATCGTCGCCTTTCGCCGGACAGGGATTCATTTCGACGGAGGCCTACCGGGAATTCGTGCTCCCGTTCGAGACACGGATCATAGACGCCATCAAGGCGGCCGGCAAAAAAGTATATATCCACACCTGCGGCTCCATCGGCGACAGGCTCGAACTGATGAGGGAAAGCGGTGCCTCCGGGCTGGAATGTCTCGATCCCGCACCGGTCGGGAACGTCGACATCGAAGATGCCTTCAACCGGATCGGCAAGTCGATGTTCATCAAGGGAAATATCGACTCGATCAATACTCTGCTGTTCGGTTCCGACGAAAAAATCCGCAACGACGTACGGCACATTCTGGAAACGGGCATGACCAAAGGGCGGGGTTTCATCCTGAGCACAGCCTGTTCCATCGCCCCGAAAGTTCCGAAAGAGAACATTCTGAAACTGTCCGAACTCGTCGAAGAATTCGGATATTACGAGTAG
- a CDS encoding porin has product MTLRTNLSLLFLLGAVTAAGHTAAEPVPADTSRTQTRGTDIPVRKSGEISYLPQVYGAVKAKMELSTTDGEYRFNVRNSRIGVKGFVSPSMRYAVQVDFNNEGKISILDSYVTYFRKNFEFTLGQQQYKFSTDLDRGPSSNMFANRSFIAKYLTSYYGSTLAGDQAEEYVKTIGSRDIGALGRYSFRAGIPMRVTVGVFNGSGSNNPEWSKSVNLSTRLDIGKREGLGGAASFYTGRTPLDVHVVETDGVKKEEDFTQKIRMWGCELHYVGDRFLIEAEVAQRILFDKEKDVITAAHIQGYYQFGLPRNGFAEHIAPIARWDTGHGVDFLNSQTKLHDRFNANRMTIGVNFGLSPKLLKSELRLNYEKYFLGHHKPSDFAANKLLQDKFTIEVVASF; this is encoded by the coding sequence ATGACATTGCGAACGAACCTCTCCCTCCTTTTTCTGCTCGGCGCCGTCACGGCAGCCGGACATACCGCAGCGGAGCCCGTACCGGCAGACACGTCCAGGACCCAGACGCGGGGAACGGACATTCCGGTCCGCAAATCGGGCGAAATATCCTATCTGCCCCAGGTCTACGGAGCCGTCAAGGCCAAAATGGAACTGAGCACGACCGACGGCGAATACCGGTTCAACGTACGCAACTCCCGGATCGGCGTCAAGGGATTCGTCAGCCCCAGCATGCGCTATGCCGTCCAGGTCGATTTCAACAATGAGGGGAAAATTTCGATCCTCGATTCGTACGTCACCTATTTCCGGAAAAATTTCGAATTCACGCTGGGTCAGCAACAGTATAAATTCAGTACCGATCTGGACCGGGGACCCAGTTCCAACATGTTCGCCAACCGGTCGTTCATCGCCAAATACCTCACGTCCTACTACGGCAGCACCCTCGCGGGCGACCAGGCCGAGGAGTACGTGAAGACGATCGGTTCGCGCGACATCGGCGCCCTGGGCCGTTACAGTTTCCGGGCCGGAATTCCGATGCGCGTCACGGTGGGTGTGTTCAACGGGTCGGGCAGCAACAATCCGGAGTGGTCGAAGAGCGTGAACCTCTCCACCCGGCTGGACATCGGCAAACGCGAAGGACTGGGCGGTGCGGCCAGCTTCTACACGGGACGCACGCCGCTGGACGTACACGTCGTGGAAACGGACGGAGTCAAGAAAGAGGAGGATTTCACCCAAAAGATACGCATGTGGGGCTGCGAACTCCACTATGTGGGCGACCGCTTCCTGATCGAGGCGGAGGTGGCGCAACGTATCCTGTTCGACAAGGAGAAGGATGTCATCACGGCGGCCCACATACAGGGGTATTACCAGTTCGGACTGCCCCGGAACGGTTTCGCGGAACATATCGCACCGATCGCCCGCTGGGACACAGGGCATGGAGTGGACTTCCTGAACTCGCAAACCAAACTGCACGACCGGTTCAATGCGAACCGCATGACGATCGGGGTCAACTTCGGACTGTCCCCGAAACTGCTGAAATCGGAATTGCGGCTCAACTACGAAAAATATTTCCTCGGGCATCACAAACCTTCGGATTTCGCCGCAAACAAACTGCTGCAGGACAAATTCACGATCGAAGTGGTCGCATCGTTCTGA
- a CDS encoding ion transporter: protein MKREKYGNRGDLRPETSVRGAAPSGGQTVSRIFNGLVLAGSLLILVSLSFDIMFERQYYLGAGFLHLQLAVCLIFMADFFVRLATAPCKQHYVARNWILLLVSVPLLNLMEWFGVELSRSWYIVFKAAPLVRGFYGMLILIGFTRDRVRSLFYAYLFTVAGFTYFSALIFYSFEHGPNPKLDSFGDALWWACMNVTTVGAEIFAVTTIGKILSVVLPGLGMLMLPVFTVYVTDRFKRTRSAGK, encoded by the coding sequence ATGAAAAGAGAAAAGTACGGAAACCGGGGCGATCTCCGGCCCGAGACTTCCGTGCGGGGAGCCGCTCCTTCCGGCGGACAGACGGTCAGCCGGATTTTCAACGGATTGGTTCTCGCCGGCAGCCTTCTGATCCTGGTGTCGCTTTCGTTCGACATCATGTTCGAGCGGCAGTATTATCTGGGGGCCGGTTTCCTGCATCTGCAACTGGCCGTCTGCCTGATCTTCATGGCCGACTTTTTCGTACGCCTGGCGACGGCACCCTGCAAGCAGCATTACGTGGCCCGCAACTGGATTCTGCTTCTGGTCTCCGTGCCGCTGCTCAATCTGATGGAGTGGTTCGGCGTGGAACTTTCCCGGTCGTGGTATATCGTTTTCAAGGCCGCTCCGCTCGTGCGCGGTTTCTACGGTATGCTGATTCTGATCGGGTTCACCCGGGACCGCGTGCGCAGTCTGTTCTATGCCTATCTTTTCACGGTGGCCGGGTTTACCTATTTTTCCGCGCTGATCTTCTATTCGTTCGAACACGGACCCAATCCGAAGCTGGATTCCTTCGGTGATGCACTCTGGTGGGCCTGTATGAATGTCACCACGGTCGGAGCCGAAATTTTCGCTGTCACGACCATCGGTAAAATCCTGTCGGTCGTTCTTCCGGGGCTCGGCATGCTGATGCTGCCGGTCTTCACGGTCTACGTCACCGACCGTTTCAAACGAACACGCTCCGCCGGAAAGTAG
- the mscL gene encoding large-conductance mechanosensitive channel protein MscL — protein MSFLSDFKKFAMRGNVVDMAVGIIIGGAFGKIVSSLVADVIMPPIGLLLSGVNFADLSVTLKQATETDPAVVISYGKFIQTVVDFIIIAFSIFAVIRVMSKLEKKKEEAPATPPAPSKEEMLLTDIRDLLKQQNSEMAPKGGGK, from the coding sequence ATGAGTTTTTTATCCGATTTCAAAAAATTCGCCATGCGCGGCAACGTGGTGGACATGGCCGTGGGTATCATCATCGGCGGTGCGTTCGGCAAGATCGTCAGTTCGCTGGTGGCCGACGTCATCATGCCCCCGATCGGCCTGCTGCTCAGCGGTGTCAATTTCGCCGATCTGTCGGTGACGCTGAAACAGGCCACGGAAACAGACCCGGCCGTGGTGATCAGTTACGGAAAGTTCATCCAGACGGTGGTCGATTTCATCATCATCGCCTTTTCGATCTTCGCCGTAATACGTGTCATGAGCAAACTGGAAAAGAAGAAGGAAGAGGCTCCGGCCACACCTCCCGCACCGTCGAAAGAGGAGATGCTTCTGACCGACATCCGCGACCTGCTCAAACAGCAGAACAGCGAAATGGCCCCGAAAGGCGGCGGAAAATAA
- a CDS encoding LytR/AlgR family response regulator transcription factor, translating to MTLNCLIVDDEPLALDLLEEYIGRTPFLTLAGRSNSGAEALRILGGGGIDLLFLDIQMPHLSGIELSEMIGQRPRVIFTTAFEQYALEGFRVDALDYLLKPISYAEFLRSAGRALQWFEKDEAFRAGRKSAVSPSPRSIIVKADYKQLQIALDEILYIEGVGDYVKIHTVDGTRPVITQMSMKTAEERLPADRFVRVHRSYIVNMDRIRTIERGRIVFGKEYIPVSDSHKERFAELLKLRSLG from the coding sequence ATGACCCTCAACTGCCTGATCGTAGACGACGAACCGCTGGCACTCGACCTGTTGGAAGAGTACATAGGACGTACACCGTTCCTCACCCTCGCCGGCCGGAGCAACAGCGGAGCCGAAGCCCTGCGGATACTGGGGGGAGGCGGAATCGACCTGCTTTTCCTCGACATCCAGATGCCCCACCTGAGCGGGATCGAACTGTCGGAAATGATCGGCCAGCGCCCGCGGGTGATCTTCACCACCGCTTTCGAACAATATGCACTGGAAGGGTTCCGGGTCGATGCGCTCGACTATCTGCTCAAACCGATCAGCTATGCCGAATTCCTTCGGTCGGCAGGCAGGGCTTTACAATGGTTCGAGAAGGACGAGGCATTCCGGGCGGGCAGGAAGTCCGCCGTATCGCCGTCTCCCCGTTCGATCATCGTCAAAGCGGATTACAAACAGCTACAGATCGCGCTGGACGAGATCCTCTATATCGAAGGAGTGGGCGATTACGTGAAAATCCACACGGTCGACGGTACCCGCCCCGTTATCACCCAGATGAGCATGAAAACAGCGGAGGAACGGCTGCCCGCCGACCGGTTCGTACGGGTCCACCGTTCGTACATCGTGAACATGGACCGGATCAGGACGATCGAGCGGGGCCGGATCGTTTTCGGGAAAGAATATATCCCCGTTTCGGATTCCCACAAAGAGCGGTTCGCTGAACTGCTGAAACTCAGGTCGCTCGGATAA
- a CDS encoding sensor histidine kinase has translation MNMPQSRRNDLLVALIHVIGWGILFGLPLLVSPRDGNPMTWNRYLGYIFVPAAFMIVFYVNYFLLIDRLLFRRRWLVFLGVNLLLIGTVSGLLHLWQGYYFSHLAQITKPLRGPKPDMVMFILRDATMMMLTGALSVAIKTTSGWYRTQQEKAEMAKERTEAELRNLKSQLNPHFLFNTLNNIYSLIAIDRDRAQWAVHSLSRLLRYVLYDNNENKVPLEQEIAFIRSYIELMKLRLAGNVTVEVSLPDDCRGVRIAPLLFITLIENAFKHGVSTEKPSFVRIRISLREDDIVICTIENSCFPKSDDDRSGSGIGMQNLLRRLNLLYPQAHSLRQQQIGGTFLTQLIVNL, from the coding sequence ATGAACATGCCACAATCCCGGCGCAACGATCTGCTGGTCGCCCTGATCCACGTCATCGGCTGGGGCATTCTTTTCGGACTGCCTCTGCTCGTGTCGCCGCGGGACGGCAACCCGATGACGTGGAACCGGTATCTGGGCTATATTTTCGTGCCCGCGGCCTTCATGATCGTCTTCTATGTCAACTATTTTCTGTTGATCGACCGGCTGCTGTTCCGTCGCAGGTGGCTCGTATTCCTGGGCGTCAACCTGCTGCTGATAGGGACGGTGTCGGGCCTGCTCCATCTCTGGCAGGGATACTATTTCTCCCATCTGGCCCAGATCACGAAACCTCTCCGGGGACCGAAACCGGACATGGTGATGTTCATCCTGCGCGACGCGACCATGATGATGCTGACGGGAGCCCTGAGCGTGGCGATCAAAACCACATCGGGATGGTACCGCACCCAGCAGGAGAAGGCCGAAATGGCGAAAGAGCGGACGGAAGCGGAACTGCGCAACCTGAAGAGCCAGCTCAATCCCCACTTCCTGTTCAACACGCTCAACAACATCTATTCGCTGATCGCCATCGACCGGGACCGTGCGCAATGGGCCGTACACAGCCTGAGCCGCCTGCTGCGCTACGTGCTCTATGACAACAACGAAAACAAAGTGCCGCTGGAGCAGGAGATCGCCTTCATCCGCAGTTACATCGAACTGATGAAACTGCGGCTGGCCGGAAACGTGACCGTAGAAGTCTCCCTGCCCGACGACTGCCGGGGAGTGCGCATCGCCCCGCTGCTGTTCATCACGCTGATCGAAAACGCCTTCAAACACGGGGTCAGCACGGAAAAGCCCTCATTCGTACGGATCAGGATCAGCCTGCGGGAAGACGACATCGTGATCTGCACGATCGAAAACAGCTGTTTCCCCAAATCGGACGACGACCGGAGCGGATCGGGCATCGGGATGCAGAATCTCCTGCGAAGGCTCAACCTGCTCTATCCGCAGGCCCACAGCCTGCGCCAGCAACAGATAGGCGGCACCTTTCTCACGCAACTGATCGTAAACCTGTAA
- a CDS encoding ABC transporter permease: protein MNYNNLIKIALKALANNKLRGFLTMLGIIIGVASVIAMLAIGQGSKRSIREQISQMGSNMIMLHPGADRRGGVRQSASDMQTLKIEDYNTIVHEASYVSAASPTVNASGQAINGANNAPTSLYGVNGDYMTIRKLSVGEGEMFTDQDVKRAAKVCIVGKTVVENLFPNGEDPLGKTIRFDKIPLKIIGVLTPKGYNSMGQDQDDLIIAPYTTVQKRVLAITYLHGIFLSAVSEELSDKAIDELTAILRQTHKIKPGEEDNFTIRSQEELSSMLSSTTNMMTVLLACIAGISLLVGGIGIMNIMYVSVTERTREIGLRMSIGAKGRHILFQFLIEAVIISVTGGIIGVLLGVGAAAVIKYVLNWPVFVQLYSVVLSFAVCTLTGIFFGWYPAQKASRLDPIEALRYE from the coding sequence ATGAACTACAACAATCTGATAAAGATCGCACTCAAGGCCCTTGCCAACAACAAGCTGAGGGGTTTCCTCACCATGCTCGGGATCATCATCGGCGTGGCCTCGGTGATCGCCATGCTGGCCATCGGACAAGGGTCGAAGCGGAGCATCCGCGAACAGATCTCCCAGATGGGATCGAACATGATCATGCTCCATCCGGGAGCCGACCGCCGGGGCGGCGTGCGCCAGAGCGCCAGCGACATGCAGACGCTCAAGATCGAAGACTACAACACCATCGTGCACGAAGCCTCCTATGTGAGCGCCGCATCGCCCACGGTGAACGCCAGCGGGCAGGCGATCAACGGAGCGAACAATGCCCCCACCTCGCTCTACGGCGTGAACGGCGACTATATGACCATCCGCAAGCTCTCGGTGGGCGAAGGCGAAATGTTCACCGACCAGGACGTGAAACGGGCCGCCAAGGTGTGCATCGTGGGAAAGACCGTGGTGGAGAACCTCTTCCCGAACGGGGAGGACCCGCTGGGCAAGACGATCCGGTTCGACAAGATTCCGCTGAAGATCATCGGGGTACTGACGCCCAAAGGCTACAATTCCATGGGACAGGACCAGGACGACCTGATCATCGCCCCCTACACCACCGTCCAGAAGCGGGTGCTGGCCATCACCTACCTGCACGGCATCTTCCTTTCGGCCGTGAGCGAGGAGTTGTCGGACAAGGCGATCGACGAACTGACGGCAATCCTGCGCCAGACCCACAAGATCAAACCCGGAGAGGAAGACAACTTCACGATCCGCTCGCAGGAGGAACTCAGCTCGATGCTCAGCAGCACGACCAACATGATGACCGTCCTGCTGGCCTGCATCGCAGGCATTTCACTGCTGGTGGGAGGCATCGGCATCATGAACATCATGTACGTCTCGGTGACCGAACGCACGCGGGAAATCGGCCTGCGCATGTCGATCGGCGCCAAAGGCCGGCATATCCTGTTCCAGTTCCTGATCGAAGCGGTCATCATCAGCGTCACGGGCGGCATCATCGGCGTGCTGCTGGGCGTAGGAGCGGCGGCGGTCATCAAATACGTGCTGAACTGGCCGGTTTTCGTACAACTCTACTCGGTGGTGCTCTCCTTCGCCGTCTGCACGCTGACGGGTATCTTTTTCGGCTGGTATCCGGCCCAGAAAGCCTCCCGGCTCGACCCGATCGAGGCCCTGCGTTACGAATAG
- a CDS encoding ABC transporter ATP-binding protein — protein sequence MEKYIIRAEKLRRDFTVGEETVHALRGVSFDIARGEFVTIMGTSGSGKSTLLNILGCLDTPTSGEYYLDGIRVREMGRNDRATLRNRKIGFVFQSYNLLPKTTALENVELPLFYNPAVSARERKERAEQALVAVGLADRIQHRSNQMSGGQQQRVAIARALVNNPVMILADEATGNLDTRTSFEILTLFQRLHAEGRTIVFVTHNPEIAQFSSRNITLRDGKITEDVTNPEIRSAREVLESLPVENN from the coding sequence ATGGAAAAGTATATCATACGGGCTGAAAAACTACGGAGGGATTTCACGGTGGGCGAGGAGACGGTGCACGCCCTGCGGGGTGTATCGTTCGACATCGCACGGGGGGAGTTCGTCACCATCATGGGAACGAGCGGTTCGGGTAAATCCACCCTGCTCAACATTCTGGGTTGCCTGGACACACCCACCTCGGGCGAATACTACCTCGACGGAATCCGCGTGAGAGAGATGGGCCGCAACGACCGGGCCACGCTCCGCAACCGCAAGATCGGGTTCGTCTTCCAGTCCTACAACCTGCTGCCGAAGACCACGGCGCTGGAGAATGTGGAACTGCCGCTCTTCTACAATCCGGCGGTGAGCGCCCGGGAGCGGAAAGAGCGGGCCGAACAGGCACTCGTGGCCGTCGGACTGGCCGACCGCATCCAGCACCGTTCGAACCAGATGTCGGGCGGACAGCAGCAGCGGGTGGCCATCGCCCGAGCGCTGGTCAACAACCCCGTGATGATCCTGGCCGACGAGGCGACAGGAAACCTCGATACGCGCACTTCGTTTGAAATACTGACGCTCTTCCAGCGGCTGCACGCCGAAGGACGCACCATCGTCTTCGTGACGCACAACCCGGAGATCGCCCAGTTCAGCAGCCGCAACATCACCCTGCGGGACGGGAAAATCACGGAAGACGTGACCAATCCCGAAATCCGATCGGCCCGGGAAGTCCTCGAATCGCTGCCCGTGGAGAACAACTAA
- a CDS encoding efflux RND transporter periplasmic adaptor subunit has protein sequence MKTGKKIGIAVIVLALVAGTLTWVLTRETKPRTSYDTTTVRRGQIINTVTATGTVEPIVQVEVGTQVSGIIDHIYADYNSVVKKGQVIAELDRSTLQAELESSTATLESNKTEYEYQTKNYLRTKGLHEKGLVSDTEFETAEYNYMKSKSAYEKSQADMFKVRQNLGYATITSPIDGVVIGREVEEGQTVAASFETPTLFTIANDLRQMRVIADVDEADIGSVEDGQRVTFTVDAYPDDVFEGSVTQVRLQATTESNVVTYEVVVDAPNPDLKLKPGLTANITVYTMEKNDVLIVPAKALRFTPEGMEAPEADPANYRAKTLWLDNGGTLKSVAVTAGDSDGIFTEVTGEIKEGDKVVTGLGMGIAVTEAQNPEGSSPFMPQPPGQRKKKK, from the coding sequence ATGAAAACAGGCAAGAAAATCGGAATCGCCGTCATCGTCCTCGCCCTCGTGGCAGGCACGCTGACCTGGGTACTCACCCGGGAGACGAAACCGCGCACGAGCTACGACACGACGACCGTGCGGCGGGGACAGATCATCAACACGGTAACCGCCACGGGAACGGTGGAGCCGATCGTACAGGTCGAGGTCGGCACACAGGTATCGGGCATCATCGACCATATCTATGCGGACTACAACTCGGTGGTCAAAAAGGGGCAGGTGATCGCCGAACTGGACCGTTCGACCCTACAGGCCGAACTGGAATCGAGCACCGCCACGTTGGAATCGAACAAGACCGAATACGAGTACCAGACCAAAAACTATCTCCGCACCAAAGGGCTGCACGAGAAAGGCCTGGTGAGCGACACGGAATTCGAAACGGCGGAATACAACTACATGAAATCGAAAAGCGCCTACGAAAAGTCACAGGCCGACATGTTCAAAGTGCGCCAGAACCTCGGCTACGCCACCATCACCTCGCCGATCGACGGAGTGGTGATCGGCCGCGAAGTGGAAGAGGGACAGACGGTGGCGGCGAGCTTCGAAACCCCCACCCTGTTCACCATTGCCAACGACCTGCGCCAGATGCGGGTGATCGCCGACGTGGACGAAGCGGACATCGGCAGCGTGGAGGACGGGCAGCGGGTGACCTTCACGGTGGACGCTTATCCGGACGACGTGTTCGAGGGTTCGGTGACGCAGGTCCGCCTGCAGGCCACCACCGAATCGAACGTGGTGACCTACGAGGTGGTGGTCGATGCCCCCAATCCCGACCTGAAGCTGAAACCGGGGCTGACGGCCAACATCACGGTCTATACGATGGAGAAGAACGACGTGCTGATCGTACCGGCCAAAGCCCTCCGCTTCACCCCCGAAGGGATGGAAGCACCCGAGGCCGACCCGGCGAATTACCGGGCCAAGACGCTCTGGCTGGACAACGGAGGAACGCTGAAAAGCGTGGCCGTGACGGCAGGGGACTCGGACGGTATCTTCACCGAAGTGACGGGAGAGATCAAGGAGGGAGACAAGGTGGTGACCGGACTCGGTATGGGAATCGCCGTAACGGAGGCCCAGAATCCGGAAGGGTCGAGCCCCTTCATGCCCCAGCCTCCCGGACAGCGGAAAAAGAAAAAATAA
- a CDS encoding TolC family protein, whose product MIRIIPTTAALLLLAGTLSAQESGSQPWTLKRCIDYARQKNIQIEESRISAEISRVELHAAKGQRLPSLGFSTTQSVINQRRENATGALGSAASYSGNYGLDAGWTLYNGGKVKNTVRQQEALVRGGQYDVNKAENDIEIAVTQYYLEILYANEALTIARQTLEVSQAELARAEELCKAGSISVSDLAQIKAQRSSDNYQVTVAENSLAQARLDLKQLLELGLDEPFEVSFPELSDSQVLLPVPTLASVYRTALETMPEIQSSRTGIEAAELEEKIASAARLPTVSLSAGIGTGNFSGSGISFGNQLDRKFNQSAGLSISVPIFSNRQASSSIARAKLQTVSARLELTAAEKELLKTVESLHQDVVSAQSRYRAAEDQTEATRQSYELVSKQFDAGMKNTVELLTEKNNYLSAQREQLQAKYQAILSLKLLNFYRGESIEL is encoded by the coding sequence ATGATCCGGATCATACCGACAACCGCCGCCCTCCTGCTGCTGGCAGGGACTCTTTCCGCACAGGAGAGCGGATCGCAGCCGTGGACGCTGAAGCGCTGCATCGACTATGCGCGCCAGAAGAACATTCAGATCGAGGAGAGCCGCATCTCGGCCGAAATCTCCCGGGTGGAACTGCACGCTGCCAAAGGCCAGCGGCTCCCCTCGCTCGGGTTCAGCACTACGCAGAGCGTCATCAATCAGCGCCGGGAAAATGCCACGGGCGCCCTCGGTTCCGCCGCCAGTTACTCGGGTAACTACGGGTTGGACGCCGGATGGACCCTCTACAACGGAGGCAAGGTCAAAAACACCGTGCGTCAGCAGGAAGCACTCGTCCGGGGCGGACAGTACGACGTGAACAAGGCGGAGAACGACATCGAGATCGCCGTCACGCAGTACTACCTCGAAATCCTCTATGCCAACGAGGCACTGACCATCGCCCGCCAAACGCTGGAGGTTTCGCAGGCCGAACTGGCCCGGGCCGAAGAGCTCTGCAAGGCCGGGTCGATCTCGGTCAGCGACCTGGCTCAGATCAAGGCCCAGCGCAGCAGCGACAACTATCAGGTGACAGTAGCCGAAAACAGTCTCGCGCAGGCCCGCCTCGACCTGAAACAGCTGCTCGAACTGGGGCTCGACGAACCGTTCGAGGTCAGTTTCCCCGAACTGTCCGACTCGCAGGTGCTGTTGCCTGTCCCCACGCTGGCATCGGTTTACCGCACCGCACTGGAGACGATGCCCGAAATCCAGAGCAGCCGAACCGGCATCGAAGCGGCCGAACTCGAAGAGAAGATCGCCTCGGCAGCCCGTCTGCCGACCGTATCGCTCAGTGCAGGGATCGGAACGGGCAACTTCTCGGGATCGGGCATCTCGTTCGGCAACCAGCTCGACCGCAAATTCAACCAGAGTGCGGGGCTGAGCATCAGCGTTCCCATTTTCAGCAACCGGCAGGCCAGCAGCTCCATTGCCCGGGCCAAACTCCAGACCGTTTCGGCCCGTCTGGAACTCACGGCAGCGGAAAAGGAGCTGCTCAAAACGGTCGAATCGCTCCATCAAGACGTGGTGTCGGCCCAGAGCCGCTACCGGGCGGCCGAAGACCAGACCGAAGCCACTCGACAGAGCTACGAACTGGTCAGCAAACAGTTCGACGCCGGCATGAAGAACACCGTGGAACTGCTTACTGAGAAGAACAACTACCTCAGCGCCCAACGCGAACAGCTCCAAGCCAAATACCAGGCGATCCTGTCGCTCAAACTTCTCAATTTCTACCGGGGGGAATCCATCGAATTATAA
- a CDS encoding dihydrodipicolinate synthase family protein produces MKPLDHTEIRGNWATLLLATGPDGTMDYARLEEEIDILIDSRPCGIYSNGTAGEFYSQDEEEFLHISELLSAKCEAAGVPYQIGVSHPCAQRSLERLRAVRRLKPGAVQVILPDWFPVSDAEAVDFLKVMEQEAEGIPLVLYNPPHAKRRLAPGEWMVLKREIPSLAGVKVFDNDCDPAWYDTVNREVRGLSVFVPGHHLATGVRAGMHGAYSNVACLNPYAAQRWYEQMLSDLPGALELEKRIGLFMASCITPFITEHHYPNHACDRFMALVGGWCDAGDRLRWPYRSIPADYAETVRRKARNIIPEFFPA; encoded by the coding sequence ATGAAACCACTCGACCACACTGAAATACGGGGTAACTGGGCCACCCTGCTGCTGGCTACGGGTCCGGACGGGACAATGGATTACGCCCGGCTGGAAGAGGAGATCGACATACTGATCGACTCCCGCCCCTGCGGTATCTATTCGAACGGCACGGCCGGAGAATTCTACTCCCAGGACGAAGAGGAGTTCCTGCACATCAGCGAACTGCTCTCCGCCAAATGCGAGGCGGCCGGAGTACCCTACCAAATCGGCGTGAGCCATCCCTGCGCCCAGCGTTCGCTGGAACGGCTGCGGGCCGTCCGCCGTCTGAAACCGGGAGCCGTGCAGGTGATCCTGCCCGACTGGTTTCCCGTGAGCGACGCCGAAGCCGTCGATTTTCTGAAAGTCATGGAACAGGAAGCCGAAGGGATTCCGCTGGTACTCTACAATCCGCCCCACGCCAAACGGAGGCTGGCGCCCGGAGAGTGGATGGTCCTCAAACGGGAAATACCGTCGCTGGCAGGCGTCAAAGTGTTCGACAACGACTGCGACCCGGCATGGTACGACACGGTAAACCGCGAAGTACGGGGTCTTTCGGTCTTCGTCCCGGGACACCATCTGGCCACGGGTGTCCGGGCCGGCATGCACGGAGCCTACTCGAACGTGGCCTGCCTGAACCCGTATGCCGCCCAGCGATGGTATGAACAGATGCTTTCCGACCTGCCGGGAGCCCTCGAACTGGAAAAACGGATCGGACTCTTCATGGCGAGCTGCATCACGCCCTTCATCACCGAACATCACTATCCCAACCATGCCTGCGACCGGTTCATGGCGCTCGTGGGCGGCTGGTGCGACGCGGGCGACAGGCTCCGGTGGCCCTACCGGTCGATCCCGGCCGACTACGCGGAAACGGTACGCCGGAAGGCCCGGAACATCATCCCCGAATTCTTTCCGGCCTGA